The nucleotide window CTGCATGCGCGCCTCGTTCACGGCGGTGCGCTCCTCCACCTTGCGCAGCATCTCGTCGTGCGTCGAGTCGATGCCCGCGACGGTGAACGACTCCATCGTGTCGGCCACCTTGGCCTGCCACTTGGCGCGCCGCGCGTCACGGATGGCCGTCATGGCCTCCGCCGTCTTCTTGTCCTTCTCCCGCATGAACGCCTTCTTGACGTTCAGCGCCTTCTCGTACGCCAGCTTCGCCGTGGAGAGCTGCGCCTCGTTGCGCTCCAGCGCTTCCTTCTCCACCTGCAGCTTCGTCGCGTACTGCGCCGCCAGGTCGTCGCGCCCCGCCTGGATGGCGGCCTTCACCTTGGCCGTCAGCCCGCGCACGTCGTCCTTGTACTTGG belongs to Myxococcus fulvus and includes:
- a CDS encoding PspA/IM30 family protein, yielding MWDRLKRALRSFAGFFVSSIEDPELILEQNIRDLNDQVPKMNESIAMVRANVTLLEKENAKYKDDVRGLTAKVKAAIQAGRDDLAAQYATKLQVEKEALERNEAQLSTAKLAYEKALNVKKAFMREKDKKTAEAMTAIRDARRAKWQAKVADTMESFTVAGIDSTHDEMLRKVEERTAVNEARMQMALESVDHQSAQIEEEAEKIQANELVKQFKMEMGLMDSPAPVSDVNGQTGKTIGKKVGVE